A single genomic interval of Bos javanicus breed banteng chromosome 8, ARS-OSU_banteng_1.0, whole genome shotgun sequence harbors:
- the B3GALT9 gene encoding beta-1,3-galactosyltransferase 9, producing MQVTFCRLRTHQWCFILFNVILFHALLFGADFVEEYFLHALPYVDTKILEIKDKARKLNMEPLRSNLPKYYILSQSEVCKGKSVFLLSLIFSSPENGTRRDLIRKTWGNVTSVGGHPILTLFALGMPVLVTTQQEIDKEPQKNNDIIGGILLDSAENQTLKIIAMTQWAVAFCPNALFVLKVDEEMFVNIPSLVDYLLNLKEHVEDIYVGRVIHQDTPNRDPNSQEFVPFSQYPEKYYPDYCSREAFVMSQDAARMMYVVFKEVPIIVPADVFIGICAKSIGLIPIHSSRFSGKRHIRYNRCCYKFIFTSSETTDAEMPRAWKEINSGKECTLLETYYGLVSRKLLTYLDSFKRFHMGTIKNNAMSYED from the exons ATGCAG GTGACTTTCTGCAGACTTCGGACTCACCAGTGGTGTTTCATCCTGTTTAATGTTATTCTGTTTCATGCCTTGCTTTTTGGGGCTGATTTTGTGGAAGAATATTTTCTGCATGCTTTGCCTTATGTAGATACAAAAATTCTTGAAATTAAGGATAAGGCAAGAAAATTGAACATGGAGCCCTTGAGAAGCAATCTTCCCAAATACTATATCCTGAGCCAGTCAGAGGTGTGTAAAGGAAAGAGTGTATTTTTGCTCTCTCTTATATTCAGTAGCCCAGAAAATGGAACAAGGCGGGATCTCATCAGGAAAACCTGGGGTAACGTGACCAGTGTCGGAGGGCACCCCATTCTCACACTATTTGCTTTGGGAATGCCTGTTTTGGTAACCACTCAGCAAGAGATAGACAAAGAGCCCCAAAAGAATAATGACATAATTGGAGGCATCCTCTTGGACAGTGCTGAGAACCAGACTCTGAAGATTATTGCCATGACGCAGTGGGCTGTGGCTTTCTGCCCAAATGCCCTGTTTGTCCTGAAGGTTGATGAAGAGATGTTTGTCAATATACCAAGCTTGGTGGACTATCTTCTCAATCTGAAAGAACACGTAGAAGATATCTATGTTGGAAGAGTTATCCATCAGGATACGCCCAACAGAGACCCTAATAGCCAAGAATTTGTCCCTTTCAGTCAGTACCCAGAAAAATACTACCCAGATTACTGCAGCAGGGAGGCCTTTGTTATGTCCCAAGATGCGGCTCGGATGATGTATGTAGTTTTCAAAGAAGTACCCATtatagtgcctgctgatgtgttCATAGGAATTTGTGCTAAGTCCATTGGCCTTATACCCATCCACAGTTCAAGGTTTTCTGGGAAAAGGCACATCAGATACAACAGATGTTGCTATAAGTTCATTTTCACATCCTCAGAAACCACAGATGCTGAAATGCCCCGGGCATGGAAGGAAATTaacagtggaaaagaatgtaCGCTGCTTGAAACCTATTATGGGCTTGTTTCCCGCAAACTTCTGACGTATCTTGACAGCTTTAAACGCTTTCACATGGGtaccataaaaaataatgccatGTCTTATGAAGattag